One Sphingomonas sp. FARSPH DNA segment encodes these proteins:
- a CDS encoding DPP IV N-terminal domain-containing protein: MALATAGQAAMTADAGAQATAPAPAPAPATAPLTLTLKRVFGSPDLSGTPPRALRLSPDGGLLTFLRARADEKERSDLWARDTRTGAERMLVDSKKVGSGAELSEAEKMQRERERIGGSKGIVAYDFAPDGKSILVPLDGDLYLAGLDGSVRKLTDTPGGALNPVVSPRGGFVSFVRDQNLWVQPLAGGGARAITTGGGGTVHFGEAEFVAQEEMDRRTGYWWSPDERFVAVERFDDAPVHVATRASIGATGTSVYQQRYPAAGTPNARVDLYVMRPDGTGQVKVDLGPNPDIYLARVDWTPDGKTLLVQRQSRDQKTLDMLGVDPATGQARVLFTERSPEKSWVNLTDAYRPLADGSMIWRSERDGYGHLYRWQPGGRWTQLTKGPWVVTALVGVDETKGRLYFIANKDDVLEQQLYSVDIARPETITRLTERGWTNAATMDAAASRFIIQRSSPTQPSQVYMADPTGKRLAWINENAVVPGHPYYPYLAQHRPTQFGTIRAADGSVLHWEMITPPLERGKRYPVFFQHYGGPGSQTVTRGWQGALPQYLVERGYIFFQIDNRGSPNRGRAFENQIYHAMGSVEVDDQKAGADYLKTLPFVDPARIATYGWSYGGYMSLKMLEKTPGVYAAAVAGAPVTDWQLYDTHYTERYMGDPATDPKGYAASAAVEDAPKIAQPLLLIHGMADDNVFLDNSTKFAAKMQGSDTPFEMMFYPGQTHRVGGPGISEHLWTTILDFLDRTVKNRPAGEATQPPR, from the coding sequence ATGGCGCTGGCAACGGCGGGGCAGGCCGCGATGACGGCTGACGCAGGGGCGCAGGCTACCGCGCCCGCGCCCGCACCCGCACCCGCGACCGCGCCGCTGACGCTGACGCTGAAGCGCGTGTTCGGCAGCCCCGATCTGTCGGGCACGCCGCCGCGCGCCTTGCGCCTGTCGCCCGACGGCGGCCTGCTGACCTTCCTGCGCGCCCGTGCCGACGAGAAGGAGCGCAGCGACCTGTGGGCGCGCGACACGCGCACGGGTGCGGAGCGGATGCTGGTCGACAGCAAGAAGGTCGGCAGCGGCGCCGAGCTGTCCGAAGCGGAGAAGATGCAGCGCGAGCGTGAGCGGATCGGCGGGTCGAAGGGCATCGTCGCCTATGACTTCGCGCCGGACGGCAAATCGATCCTGGTGCCGCTGGACGGCGACCTCTACCTCGCCGGGCTGGACGGCAGCGTGCGCAAGCTGACCGACACGCCGGGCGGCGCGCTCAACCCGGTCGTGTCGCCGCGCGGCGGCTTCGTCAGCTTCGTGCGCGACCAGAATCTGTGGGTGCAGCCGCTTGCCGGCGGCGGCGCGCGCGCGATCACCACGGGCGGCGGCGGCACGGTGCATTTCGGCGAGGCGGAATTCGTCGCGCAGGAAGAGATGGACCGGCGTACCGGCTATTGGTGGAGCCCCGACGAGCGTTTCGTCGCGGTCGAGCGGTTCGACGACGCGCCCGTCCATGTCGCAACGCGCGCGTCGATCGGCGCGACCGGCACCAGCGTCTATCAGCAACGCTATCCCGCGGCGGGCACGCCCAATGCGCGCGTCGACCTGTACGTCATGCGCCCCGACGGCACGGGGCAGGTCAAGGTCGATCTGGGCCCGAACCCCGACATCTACCTCGCCCGCGTCGACTGGACGCCCGACGGCAAGACGTTGCTGGTTCAGCGGCAGAGCCGCGACCAGAAGACGCTCGACATGCTGGGCGTCGACCCCGCGACGGGGCAGGCGCGCGTGCTGTTCACCGAGCGTTCGCCGGAGAAGAGCTGGGTCAACCTTACCGACGCCTATCGCCCGCTCGCCGACGGCAGCATGATCTGGCGGTCGGAGCGGGACGGCTATGGCCACCTCTATCGCTGGCAGCCGGGCGGCCGCTGGACGCAGCTGACCAAGGGGCCGTGGGTGGTCACCGCGCTGGTCGGCGTCGACGAGACCAAGGGCCGGCTGTACTTCATCGCCAACAAGGACGACGTGCTGGAGCAGCAGCTCTATAGCGTGGACATCGCGCGGCCGGAGACGATCACGCGCCTGACCGAGCGCGGCTGGACGAACGCGGCGACGATGGACGCCGCCGCCAGCCGCTTCATCATCCAGCGCTCCAGCCCAACGCAGCCGTCGCAGGTCTATATGGCCGACCCGACCGGCAAGCGGCTGGCGTGGATCAACGAGAATGCGGTGGTGCCGGGCCATCCCTATTACCCGTACCTGGCGCAGCACAGGCCGACGCAGTTCGGCACGATCCGCGCGGCCGACGGATCGGTGCTGCATTGGGAGATGATCACGCCGCCGCTGGAGCGGGGCAAGCGTTACCCCGTCTTCTTCCAGCATTACGGCGGACCGGGCAGCCAGACGGTGACGCGGGGCTGGCAGGGCGCGTTGCCGCAATATCTGGTCGAGCGCGGCTATATCTTCTTCCAAATCGACAATCGCGGCTCCCCCAACCGCGGGCGGGCGTTCGAGAACCAGATCTATCACGCGATGGGCAGCGTCGAGGTCGACGACCAGAAGGCGGGCGCGGACTATCTGAAGACGCTGCCGTTCGTCGATCCCGCCAGGATCGCAACCTATGGCTGGTCGTACGGCGGGTATATGTCGCTGAAGATGCTGGAGAAGACGCCGGGCGTCTATGCGGCGGCGGTCGCGGGTGCGCCGGTCACCGACTGGCAGCTGTACGATACGCACTACACCGAGCGCTACATGGGCGATCCCGCGACGGACCCCAAAGGGTATGCCGCATCGGCCGCGGTCGAGGACGCGCCGAAGATCGCGCAGCCATTGCTGCTGATCCACGGCATGGCGGACGACAACGTCTTCCTCGACAATTCGACCAAGTTCGCGGCAAAGATGCAGGGCAGCGACACGCCGTTCGAAATGATGTTCTATCCCGGCCAAACGCACCGCGTCGGCGGGCCGGGGATCAGCGAGCATCTGTGGACGACGATCCTCGATTTCCTCGACCGGACCGTCAAAAACCGGCCCGCGGGCGAGGCGACGCAGCCGCCGCGCTGA
- the modA gene encoding molybdate ABC transporter substrate-binding protein translates to MPTITRRIMLLGAVLLAMSTGAADAQQRGPLVLAAASLQESMTAAADAWARKGHAKPVVSFAASSALARQIEAGGSADLFVSADQEWMDTLAAKGLIVPASRATFLGNRLVIVAAKGTTTRIPRGGAALARVLTAGPLAMADAPVPAGRYGEAALRRLGVWDKVAARVVRGDSVRAALALVEHGAAPLGIVYATDAMASPAVRIAGVLPASSYPPITYPLARLKASGHAEAEGFRRFLIGSEGRAIFRHYGFTDPK, encoded by the coding sequence ATGCCCACCATCACCCGCCGGATCATGCTGCTCGGGGCCGTGTTGCTGGCGATGAGCACGGGCGCGGCCGATGCGCAGCAGCGCGGGCCGCTCGTGCTTGCTGCCGCCAGCCTGCAGGAATCGATGACCGCCGCCGCCGATGCCTGGGCACGCAAAGGCCATGCGAAACCGGTCGTCTCCTTTGCCGCCTCTTCCGCGCTCGCACGGCAGATCGAGGCGGGCGGGAGCGCGGACCTGTTCGTGTCCGCCGACCAGGAGTGGATGGATACGCTGGCGGCAAAGGGCCTGATCGTGCCGGCGAGCCGCGCGACGTTCCTCGGCAACCGGCTGGTCATCGTCGCGGCGAAGGGGACGACAACCCGTATCCCGCGCGGCGGCGCGGCGCTGGCGCGGGTGCTGACGGCGGGGCCGCTTGCGATGGCGGATGCGCCCGTGCCGGCGGGACGCTATGGCGAGGCGGCGCTGCGCAGGCTCGGCGTCTGGGACAAGGTGGCGGCCAGGGTGGTACGCGGCGACAGCGTGCGCGCGGCGCTCGCGCTGGTCGAGCATGGCGCGGCGCCGCTCGGCATCGTCTATGCGACGGACGCGATGGCGTCGCCCGCGGTGCGGATCGCGGGCGTGCTGCCCGCGTCGAGCTATCCGCCGATCACCTATCCGCTCGCGCGGCTGAAGGCGTCGGGTCATGCGGAGGCGGAGGGTTTTCGCCGCTTCCTGATCGGCAGCGAGGGCCGCGCGATCTTCCGCCATTACGGCTTCACCGACCCGAAGTGA
- a CDS encoding CocE/NonD family hydrolase produces the protein MRRAISISLLALATAGSGHAQQLGSDIPKSFKAVEASFDYDRRSVDIPMRDGVKLHAVIIQLKGLKDAPIVLQRTPYGAESTTEREASAHGDMMVRASDAAMLKAGYIRVYEDVRGKYGSEGDYVNERPLIGPLNGTKVDHSTDAYDTIDWLVKNLPNTNGRVGIIGTSYDGMMAAMALVKPHPALKASVPMNPVINTWMNDDDFHGGAFRLIGFDYYYGQDAAKGNAGDLWRDAYDDYDGFLRAGSAGDFARAHGLQQLPWIARMMAHPAYDAFWQAQALEDILPKQPQTVPTLWVASQWDQEDIYGAIAAYRAVSKVDPRHVNHLVLGPWAHGGANGDGSTLGAIKFDADTALWFRREVLMPFLDAHLKTGGAPDRLAPVTAFQTGSNRWQTLPAWPLACERGCARPMQRLYFGGDGALDWSNAAAAGSDSYVSDPAKPIPYRLRPIRPTYATGSTWRQWLVDDQRPFSDRTDVLVYQTPVLTKPVAISGAAAVDLVAATTGTDGDFVAKLIDVYPAEYTEKPEMGGYQLPVAMDILRGRFREGFSEAKPIAANTPLTYRIVLPHANHVFLPGHRIMVQVQSSWFPLYDRNPQTFVPTIMEAKPGDYQKATITVGHGGTQGSFVELPVVEAK, from the coding sequence ATGCGCCGCGCGATCTCCATCTCCCTCCTCGCCCTCGCCACCGCCGGCAGCGGCCATGCGCAACAGCTCGGCTCCGATATCCCAAAGAGCTTCAAGGCGGTCGAAGCCAGCTTCGACTACGACCGGCGCAGCGTCGACATCCCGATGCGCGACGGGGTCAAGCTGCACGCCGTCATCATCCAGCTGAAGGGGCTGAAGGACGCGCCGATCGTCCTGCAGCGCACGCCCTATGGCGCGGAAAGCACGACCGAGCGCGAGGCGAGCGCGCATGGCGACATGATGGTGCGCGCCTCCGACGCGGCGATGCTGAAGGCCGGCTACATTCGCGTCTACGAGGACGTGCGCGGCAAATACGGGTCGGAGGGCGACTACGTCAACGAACGCCCGCTGATCGGCCCGCTCAACGGCACCAAGGTCGATCATTCGACCGACGCCTATGACACGATCGACTGGTTGGTGAAGAACCTGCCCAACACCAATGGCCGCGTCGGCATTATCGGCACCAGTTACGACGGGATGATGGCGGCGATGGCGCTGGTGAAACCGCATCCGGCGCTAAAGGCGTCGGTGCCGATGAACCCGGTCATCAACACGTGGATGAACGACGACGATTTCCACGGTGGCGCGTTCCGCCTGATCGGCTTCGATTATTATTACGGGCAGGACGCGGCGAAGGGCAATGCCGGCGACCTGTGGCGCGACGCCTATGACGATTACGACGGCTTCCTGCGGGCCGGTTCGGCGGGCGATTTCGCACGCGCGCACGGCCTTCAGCAACTGCCGTGGATCGCCCGGATGATGGCGCATCCCGCCTACGACGCCTTCTGGCAGGCGCAGGCGCTCGAAGACATTCTCCCCAAACAGCCGCAGACGGTGCCGACCCTGTGGGTCGCCTCGCAATGGGACCAGGAGGATATCTACGGCGCGATCGCCGCCTATCGCGCCGTCAGCAAGGTCGATCCCCGCCACGTCAACCATCTCGTCCTCGGTCCATGGGCGCATGGCGGCGCGAACGGCGACGGATCGACCCTCGGCGCGATCAAATTCGATGCCGACACGGCTCTGTGGTTCCGGCGCGAGGTGCTGATGCCCTTCCTCGACGCGCACCTGAAGACCGGCGGCGCGCCCGACCGGCTGGCGCCCGTCACCGCCTTCCAGACCGGCAGCAACCGCTGGCAGACGCTGCCCGCCTGGCCGCTCGCGTGCGAACGGGGCTGCGCGAGACCGATGCAGCGTCTCTATTTCGGCGGCGACGGCGCGCTCGACTGGAGCAATGCGGCCGCGGCTGGCAGCGACAGCTACGTCTCCGATCCCGCCAAGCCGATCCCTTATCGCCTGCGCCCGATCCGTCCGACCTATGCGACCGGATCGACGTGGCGCCAGTGGCTCGTCGACGACCAGCGCCCTTTCTCCGACCGCACCGACGTGCTCGTCTACCAGACGCCCGTGCTGACCAAGCCGGTCGCGATCTCGGGCGCGGCTGCGGTCGATCTCGTCGCCGCGACGACGGGGACGGACGGCGATTTCGTCGCCAAGCTGATCGACGTCTATCCGGCCGAATATACCGAAAAGCCCGAAATGGGCGGTTATCAGCTGCCCGTCGCGATGGACATCCTGCGCGGCCGCTTTCGCGAGGGGTTCAGCGAGGCGAAGCCGATCGCCGCGAACACGCCGCTGACCTACCGCATCGTCCTGCCGCACGCGAACCACGTCTTCCTGCCGGGCCACCGCATCATGGTGCAGGTCCAGTCGAGCTGGTTCCCGCTCTACGATCGCAACCCGCAGACGTTCGTGCCGACGATCATGGAGGCGAAGCCCGGCGACTATCAAAAGGCGACGATCACCGTCGGTCATGGCGGCACGCAGGGCAGCTTCGTCGAACTGCCCGTGGTGGAGGCAAAATAG
- a CDS encoding ATP-binding cassette domain-containing protein, whose protein sequence is MSFEIDVARRLGEAEVALSCAVGEGLTVLFGPSGVGKTSVLNMVAGLLRPDRGRIVVGGRVLFDAAAGTDLPPEARRAGYVFQEPRLFPHKRVRANLLYGAGEGAALEGVTAMLGIGPLLDRWPRTLSGGEARRVAIGRALLSDPAFLLLDEPLSSLDRPRREEIMAAIDRVRDDVGLPILMVTHDPDEAARLATRIVRV, encoded by the coding sequence ATGTCCTTTGAGATCGACGTCGCGCGCCGGCTGGGCGAGGCGGAGGTGGCGCTGAGCTGCGCGGTGGGAGAGGGCCTGACCGTGCTGTTCGGCCCGTCGGGCGTCGGCAAGACGAGCGTGCTCAACATGGTCGCGGGGCTGCTCCGGCCGGATCGCGGGCGGATCGTGGTGGGCGGCCGCGTGCTGTTCGATGCTGCGGCGGGCACCGACCTGCCGCCCGAGGCGCGGCGCGCGGGCTATGTCTTTCAGGAGCCGCGACTGTTTCCGCACAAGCGCGTGCGCGCGAACCTGCTCTACGGGGCCGGCGAGGGCGCGGCCCTGGAGGGCGTGACGGCGATGCTCGGCATCGGCCCCCTGCTCGACCGGTGGCCGCGGACGCTGTCGGGGGGCGAGGCGCGCCGCGTCGCGATCGGCCGCGCGCTGCTCAGCGACCCTGCGTTCCTGTTGCTCGACGAGCCCTTGTCGTCGCTCGACCGGCCGCGGCGCGAGGAGATCATGGCCGCGATAGACCGCGTGCGCGACGATGTCGGCCTGCCGATCCTGATGGTGACGCACGACCCCGACGAGGCGGCGCGATTGGCGACGCGGATCGTGCGCGTCTAG
- a CDS encoding AAA family ATPase: MQRFEGTQSYVATDDLKVAVNAAVTLRRPLLVKGEPGTGKTVLAYEIAKAVGAPLIEWTIKSTTKAHQGLYEYDAVARLRDGQLGDPRVHDIANYIRRGKLWDAFTRPSPPVLLIDEIDKADIEFPNDLLHEIDRMEFHVYETGETVRATERPIVVITSNNEKELPDAFLRRCFFHYIRFPDRDTMQAIIDVHFPGIQKLLVTRALDLFYEVREVPGLKKKPSTSELLDWLKLLLHEDMPLEVLQNRDPTKAIPPLHGALLKNEADVMLFERLAFMAKRQGR; encoded by the coding sequence ATGCAGCGTTTCGAGGGCACGCAAAGCTACGTCGCGACCGACGACCTGAAGGTCGCGGTCAACGCCGCGGTCACCTTGCGCCGGCCGCTGCTGGTCAAGGGGGAACCCGGCACCGGCAAGACCGTGCTCGCGTACGAGATCGCCAAGGCGGTCGGTGCGCCGCTGATCGAATGGACGATAAAATCGACGACCAAGGCGCATCAGGGCCTGTACGAATATGACGCGGTGGCGCGTTTGCGCGACGGCCAGCTCGGCGACCCGCGCGTCCACGACATCGCCAATTATATCCGCCGCGGCAAATTGTGGGACGCCTTCACCCGGCCGAGCCCGCCCGTGCTGCTGATCGACGAGATCGACAAGGCTGACATCGAATTTCCCAACGACCTGCTCCACGAAATCGATCGGATGGAATTCCACGTCTACGAAACGGGCGAGACGGTGCGCGCCACCGAACGACCGATCGTCGTCATCACGTCGAACAACGAAAAGGAACTGCCGGACGCCTTCCTGCGCCGCTGCTTCTTCCATTACATCCGCTTTCCCGATCGCGACACGATGCAGGCGATCATCGACGTCCACTTCCCCGGCATCCAGAAACTGCTCGTCACCCGCGCGCTCGACCTGTTCTATGAGGTGCGCGAGGTGCCTGGTCTCAAGAAGAAGCCCTCGACCAGCGAATTGCTCGATTGGCTGAAGCTGCTGCTGCACGAGGACATGCCGCTCGAGGTGCTGCAGAACCGCGATCCGACCAAGGCGATCCCACCGCTGCACGGCGCCTTGCTCAAGAACGAGGCGGACGTGATGCTGTTCGAACGTCTCGCCTTCATGGCCAAGCGCCAGGGCCGCTGA
- the modB gene encoding molybdate ABC transporter permease subunit: MLTAEEWAIVALSLKVGGVAILATLPIAFGLAWLLARGRFPGKLLLDAAVHLPLVVPPVVTGWALLLAFAPAGPLGAPLLRVFGASVLFRWTGAAIAAAVMALPLMVRAMRLSIEAVDRRLESAARTLGATPGRVFWTITLPLSLPGVLAGAVLGFARSIGEFGATITFVSNVPGQTQTLPLAIYSALQRPGADAMVWRLSGIAVALSLVALVVSELLARRVRRGLHVL, from the coding sequence ATGCTGACCGCGGAGGAATGGGCGATCGTCGCGCTGTCGCTCAAGGTCGGCGGCGTCGCGATTCTGGCGACGCTGCCCATCGCGTTCGGGCTGGCATGGCTGCTCGCGCGCGGGCGGTTTCCGGGCAAGTTGCTGCTCGACGCGGCGGTGCACCTGCCGCTGGTCGTGCCGCCGGTCGTGACGGGCTGGGCGCTGCTGCTCGCGTTCGCCCCGGCGGGTCCGCTCGGCGCGCCGTTGCTGCGCGTGTTCGGGGCGAGCGTGCTGTTCCGCTGGACGGGCGCGGCGATCGCGGCGGCGGTGATGGCGCTGCCGCTGATGGTGCGCGCGATGCGCCTGTCGATCGAGGCGGTCGACCGGCGACTGGAAAGCGCGGCGCGGACGCTGGGCGCGACGCCAGGGCGCGTATTCTGGACGATCACGCTGCCGCTCAGCCTGCCCGGCGTGCTCGCGGGCGCGGTGCTCGGCTTCGCGCGCTCGATCGGCGAGTTCGGCGCGACAATTACCTTCGTGTCGAACGTGCCGGGACAGACGCAGACGCTGCCGCTTGCCATCTATTCGGCGCTGCAGCGGCCCGGCGCGGATGCGATGGTGTGGCGATTGTCGGGAATCGCGGTGGCTCTCAGCCTGGTCGCGCTGGTGGTGTCCGAATTGCTCGCGCGGCGCGTGCGGCGGGGCCTGCATGTCCTTTGA
- a CDS encoding anhydro-N-acetylmuramic acid kinase yields MLAIGLMSGTSLDGIDAALIETDGEAEVRAIGFRGEPYSDAARAQLAAATALALTFDRPRASPDLVAAGELIDRAHAMAVHKLLRDAGIEASAVDVIGYHGQTVAHRPDRGWTWQIGDGAVLARATGIAVVSDLRSADVAAGGQGAPLLPVYHAALVAGLEKPVAVLNLGGVGNITFVGRDGALVAFDTGPANGLIDSWVEAESGARFDADGALAAAGRVDETVLTAMLDHPYFDAPAPKSLDRNDFTIQPARGLSTADGAATLTAFTAATVVEALVQLPERPRRLIVAGGGRHNPTLLAMIAAHTGLTPEPSDTLGWNGDAMEAEGFAYMAVRRLKDLPISFPGTTGVPTALAGGVVSQP; encoded by the coding sequence ATGCTGGCGATCGGATTGATGTCGGGAACGTCGCTGGACGGGATCGATGCGGCGTTGATCGAGACCGACGGCGAGGCCGAGGTGCGCGCCATCGGCTTTCGCGGCGAGCCGTATTCCGATGCGGCGCGCGCGCAGCTGGCGGCGGCGACCGCGCTGGCGCTGACCTTCGACCGGCCGCGCGCCAGCCCCGACCTCGTCGCCGCGGGCGAGTTGATCGACCGCGCGCATGCCATGGCGGTGCACAAGCTGCTGCGCGACGCGGGCATCGAGGCATCGGCGGTCGATGTCATCGGCTATCACGGGCAGACGGTGGCGCATCGGCCCGATCGCGGCTGGACGTGGCAGATCGGTGATGGCGCGGTGCTGGCGCGTGCGACGGGGATCGCAGTGGTGAGCGACCTGCGCAGCGCGGACGTCGCGGCGGGTGGGCAGGGCGCGCCGTTGCTGCCGGTCTATCACGCCGCGCTGGTCGCCGGGTTGGAGAAGCCCGTCGCGGTGCTCAACCTGGGCGGGGTGGGGAACATCACCTTCGTCGGGCGAGACGGAGCGCTGGTCGCATTCGACACGGGGCCGGCGAACGGCCTGATCGACAGCTGGGTGGAGGCGGAGAGCGGCGCGCGATTCGATGCGGACGGTGCGCTGGCTGCAGCGGGGCGCGTCGACGAGACGGTGCTGACCGCGATGCTCGACCATCCCTATTTCGACGCGCCCGCGCCCAAGTCGCTCGACCGCAATGATTTCACCATTCAGCCCGCCCGCGGCCTGTCGACGGCCGACGGCGCGGCGACGCTGACCGCCTTCACCGCCGCGACGGTGGTCGAGGCTTTGGTCCAGCTGCCAGAGCGGCCGCGGCGGCTGATCGTCGCGGGTGGCGGGCGGCACAATCCGACCCTGCTCGCCATGATCGCGGCGCACACCGGTTTGACGCCCGAGCCGAGCGATACGCTCGGCTGGAACGGCGATGCGATGGAGGCGGAGGGCTTTGCCTATATGGCGGTGCGGCGGTTAAAGGATCTGCCGATCAGCTTTCCGGGCACGACGGGCGTGCCAACGGCGTTGGCTGGGGGCGTGGTCAGTCAGCCATAG
- a CDS encoding CHAP domain-containing protein has protein sequence MRGVFPRCGMYAAALLAVAAQVAPAAASSLLDYVGQCVPFARAASGIQIYGDAWTWWDQAQGRYVRGHDPKVGSVIVFARTGRLPLGHVAVVSRVVERRVLMLTHANWSRQNGERGHAEQDVTLYDVSRDNDWSEVKVWFRDSDGLGSSVYPVKGFIYGAGRPAAELSSRNPDYVGALIDAYVPEAGRR, from the coding sequence ATGCGGGGCGTATTTCCCAGATGCGGCATGTATGCCGCTGCATTGCTCGCGGTGGCGGCGCAGGTCGCCCCGGCCGCGGCGAGCAGCCTGCTCGACTATGTCGGCCAGTGCGTCCCCTTCGCCCGCGCCGCCTCCGGTATCCAGATCTACGGCGATGCCTGGACATGGTGGGACCAGGCGCAGGGGCGCTACGTCCGCGGCCACGATCCGAAGGTCGGCTCGGTCATCGTGTTCGCGCGCACCGGCCGCCTGCCGCTCGGCCATGTCGCCGTCGTCAGCCGCGTCGTCGAACGCCGCGTGCTGATGCTCACCCACGCCAACTGGTCCCGCCAGAACGGCGAGCGCGGCCATGCCGAACAGGACGTGACGCTTTACGACGTATCGCGCGACAACGACTGGAGCGAGGTCAAGGTCTGGTTCCGCGACAGCGACGGGCTGGGCAGCAGCGTCTATCCGGTCAAGGGCTTCATCTACGGCGCCGGCCGCCCCGCCGCCGAACTGTCGTCGCGCAACCCCGATTACGTCGGCGCGCTGATCGACGCCTACGTGCCCGAAGCGGGGCGGCGGTAA
- a CDS encoding DUF6975 family protein — protein MLDTARTAWHASAWDMVATFGATDGSAAHPHVTHLLGAGVPPRDLSDAIHALCATHGHHPGLAAEARLHGVQPDAADWLDAIADAFVAERGYIARLAAAAGPLPSTPGQAESEAALLTSTHALEMLARSERRGCATGAVAALVHDWTTIRRILDHGATRFGIEVQPPAFPPAAHTAESVAMLGATAATERAVGFGAQQLFAQHRALWDLLEARASAREG, from the coding sequence ATGTTGGACACGGCTCGGACGGCATGGCACGCCAGTGCCTGGGACATGGTGGCGACGTTCGGCGCCACCGACGGCAGCGCCGCGCATCCCCATGTCACGCACCTGCTCGGCGCGGGCGTGCCCCCGCGCGACCTGTCGGATGCGATCCACGCCTTGTGCGCGACTCACGGCCACCACCCCGGCCTCGCGGCGGAAGCGCGCCTGCACGGCGTGCAACCCGATGCCGCCGACTGGCTGGATGCGATCGCCGACGCCTTCGTCGCGGAACGCGGCTATATCGCCCGCCTGGCCGCCGCGGCCGGGCCGCTCCCCTCCACCCCCGGCCAGGCCGAAAGCGAGGCGGCGCTGCTCACCAGCACGCATGCGCTCGAGATGCTGGCGCGGTCGGAACGGCGCGGCTGTGCGACCGGCGCAGTCGCCGCGCTCGTTCACGACTGGACGACGATCCGCCGCATCCTCGACCATGGCGCGACGCGCTTCGGCATCGAGGTGCAGCCGCCTGCCTTTCCGCCCGCAGCGCACACCGCGGAATCCGTCGCGATGCTCGGTGCGACCGCCGCGACCGAACGCGCGGTGGGCTTCGGCGCGCAACAGCTCTTCGCGCAGCATCGCGCGCTGTGGGACCTGCTGGAAGCGCGCGCCAGCGCCCGCGAAGGCTGA
- a CDS encoding vWA domain-containing protein: MFLNFLDELRTAGITASLKEHLLLLEALDAEVIDRSPEDFYYLARATYVKDEGLLDRFDQVFAKVFRGIATNYGTAPADIPADWLKAVAQKYLTPEEMAKITSLGSWDEIMDTLKQRLAEQEGRHQGGNKWIGTGGTSPFGNGGYNPEGVRIGGESTHKRALKVWEQRDFRNLDNTRELGTRNIKVALRRLRRFAREGAADELDIDGTIDGTARQGWLDVRMRPERRNAVKVLLFLDVGGSMDPWVKLCEELFSAATSEFKNLEFFYFHNCPYEGVWKDNRRRFQERTPTADVLHKYGHDYKLIFVGDASMSPYEITYPGGSVEHFNEEAGAAWMQRLTNTYPAAVWLNPIPEAQWGYTQSIQILRQLMTDRMYPLTLAGLDAAMRELTRKR; encoded by the coding sequence ATGTTTCTGAACTTCCTCGACGAACTCCGTACCGCGGGCATCACCGCCAGCCTCAAGGAACATCTTCTCCTGCTCGAGGCGCTCGATGCCGAGGTGATCGACCGCTCGCCGGAGGATTTCTACTATCTCGCCCGCGCCACCTATGTGAAGGACGAGGGCCTGCTCGACCGCTTCGACCAGGTCTTCGCCAAGGTCTTCCGCGGGATCGCCACCAATTATGGCACCGCTCCAGCCGATATTCCCGCCGACTGGCTGAAGGCGGTCGCGCAGAAATATCTGACGCCCGAAGAGATGGCGAAGATCACGTCGCTCGGCTCGTGGGACGAGATCATGGACACGCTCAAGCAGCGGCTGGCGGAACAGGAAGGGCGGCACCAGGGCGGCAACAAATGGATCGGCACCGGCGGTACCAGCCCGTTCGGCAACGGCGGCTACAATCCGGAAGGCGTGCGGATCGGCGGCGAGAGCACGCACAAACGCGCGCTCAAGGTATGGGAACAGCGCGACTTCAGGAACCTCGACAACACCCGCGAACTCGGCACCCGAAACATCAAGGTCGCGCTGCGACGCCTGCGCCGCTTCGCGCGGGAAGGCGCGGCGGACGAGCTCGACATCGACGGCACGATCGACGGCACCGCGCGACAGGGCTGGCTCGACGTGCGGATGCGGCCCGAACGGCGCAATGCCGTGAAGGTGCTGCTGTTCCTCGACGTCGGCGGCTCGATGGACCCGTGGGTGAAGCTGTGCGAGGAATTGTTCAGCGCCGCGACCAGCGAGTTCAAGAACCTCGAATTCTTCTATTTCCACAATTGCCCGTACGAAGGCGTGTGGAAGGACAATCGCCGCCGCTTCCAGGAACGCACGCCGACCGCCGACGTGCTGCACAAATACGGTCACGACTATAAGCTGATCTTCGTCGGCGACGCATCGATGAGCCCGTATGAGATCACCTATCCCGGCGGATCGGTCGAACATTTCAACGAGGAGGCGGGCGCGGCGTGGATGCAGCGGCTGACCAATACCTATCCCGCCGCAGTGTGGCTCAACCCGATCCCGGAGGCGCAATGGGGCTATACCCAGTCGATCCAGATCCTGCGCCAGCTGATGACCGACCGCATGTACCCGCTGACCCTCGCCGGCCTAGACGCGGCGATGCGCGAGCTGACGCGCAAGCGATAG